One Heptranchias perlo isolate sHepPer1 chromosome 5, sHepPer1.hap1, whole genome shotgun sequence DNA window includes the following coding sequences:
- the LOC137322150 gene encoding trichohyalin-like: MEEGEMTTEKEEMMEEEEMMMEEGWRRRRRRRRDGGGRGDDGGGMEDEEEMTEEGWRRRRRRRRRGGGGDDDDGGGEEEETMTTEEGRRRRRRRGDDGREEEEMTMTEEQETMTMTEEQEKEMTTEEEEEEETSTESTTMEELEEKIEDETMAEEEEKTTEEEEEEETSTESTTMEEEEEKIEDETMAEEEEESTTEEETEEEEKETTTEEEESMTEEVESTMTAEEESTMTEEEETTKMMEEEDMTEETMEEVETEEEEDQMTEAETTMTMEEETMTEEEMTEMEEATMEEEETTEKEDTETTEVEETTTEEVEETTTTEEEEEETTTEEEEEETTTEEEEEETETEEEEEETTEEEEETTEEEEEETTEEEEEETTEEEEEETTEEEEEEMTTEEEEEEEEMTTEEEEETTTEEETTEEEEEEETTEEEEEMTEEETTTTEEEETTTTEEEETTTTEEEEEPKEEEEEPKEEEEETTTTEEEEETTVKEKEPKEKEEETTEEEEEETETTEKGETTDEEETMEVETTEEATTEVEEEMMTSEEEEQEMVEEEEEETTAEEEETTEEEETTMTTEEEGEMMTEKEEMTEEMMEVEATKEEETMMEEEGRRDGGGGDDGGGDDGGGDDDDGGGDDDGGDDGGEEMTPTEEEEDQMTTEEEEEETTEEEEEEEEATEEEEEEEETTTEEEEEETTTEEEETTTEEEETTTEEEETTTEETTTEETTTEETTTEEETTEEETTEEEETTEEETTEEEEEEETTEEEETTEEEEETTTEEEETEEDETMEEGEMTTEKEEMMEEEEMMMEEGWRRRRRRRRDGGGRGDDGGGMEDEEEMTEEGWRRRRRRRRRGGGGDDDDGGGEEEETMTTEEGRRRRRRRGDDGREEEEMTMTEEQEKEMTTEEEEEEETSTESTTMEELEEKIEDETMAEEEEKTTEEEEEEETSTESTTMEEEEEKIEDETMAEGEEKTTEEEEEEETSTEGGGGDDDGGGGGDDGRGGDDDDRGEEDEETTTMEEEETTKMMEEEEMTEEDTTTEETTEEEETTPTEEEETTTTTEEEEDQMTEGETTTEEGETMEEMMTEEEETMKEEETTTTEEMMEEEETTMEKNEMTEEETTEEETMMEEEMMIGGGRDVDGGGGDDVGNDGGGEDDDGGGGEDDDGGGDEKEMTTEEETMAEEEDKTTTEETTNEEETEEEETTTEEETTMTTEETREEDQTTEEETTMTTEETEEEKETMTKEEKETTTEEEETMTEETTEEETEEEEETTEEATTEEEEETTTMEEEETTEEETTEDTTEEEEEEETTTEEEEEATEEEETTEEEEETTTEEDEEEESTTEEEEESTTEEEEESTTEEEEEETTTEEEEEETTTEEEEEETTTEEEEEETTEEEEEEETTEEEEEETTTEEEETTTEEEEVEEATTTEEEATTVEEATTEEEATTVEEATTEEEATTEEEATMEEEEVEEATTTEEEEVEEATTTEEEATTTEETTTEEEEATTTEEATEEEEEATTEEEETEEEETTTE; this comes from the exons atggaggaaggggagatgacgactgagaaggaggagatgatggaggaggaggagatgatgatggaggagggatggaggaggaggagacgacggaggagggatggaggaggaagaggagacgacggaggagggatGGAGGACGAAGAGGAGATGAcggaggagggatggaggaggaggaggagacgacggaggaggggaggaggaggagacgacgacgacggaggaggggaggaggaggagacgatgacgacggaggaggggaggaggaggagacgacgacgaggAGACGacggaagagaggaggaggagatgacgaTGACGGAGGAGCAGGAGACGATGACGATgacggaggagcaggagaaggagatgacgacggaggaggaggaagaggaggagacatCAACAGAGTCGACGACGATGGAGGAATTGGAGGAGAAGATAGAGGATGAGACgatggcagaggaggaggagaagacgacggaggaggaggaagaggaggagacatCAACAGAGTCGACgacgatggaggaggaggaggagaagatagAGGATGAGAcgatg gcggaggaggaggaggagtcgacgacggaggaggagacggaggaggaggagaaggagacaaCGACGGAGGAGGAAGAGTCAATGACGGAGGAGGTGGAGTCAACGATGACGGCGGAGGAGGAGTCGACaatgacggaggaggaggagacaacgaaaatgatggaggaggaggacatgACGGAGGAGAcgatggaggaggtggagacagaggaggaggaggaccagaTGACGGAGGCGGAGACAACAATGACGATGGAAGAGGAGACGATGACGGAGGAGGAGATGACTGAGATGGAGGAGGCgacaatggaggaggaggagacgacagaGAAGGAGGACACCGAGACGACAGAGGTGGAGGAGACGACgacagaggaggtggaggagacgacgacgaccgaggaggaggaggaggagacgacgaccgaggaggaggaggaggagacgacgaccgaggaggaggaggaggagacggagaccgaggaggaggaggaggagacgaccgaggaggaggaggagacgaccgaggaggaggaggaggagacgaccgaggaggaggaggaggagacgaccgaggaggaggaggaggagacgaccgaggaggaggaggaggagatgacgaccgaggaggaggaggaggaggaggagatgacgaccgaggaggaggaggagacgacgacagaGGAGGAGAcgaccgaggaggaggaggaggaggagacgacggaggaggaagaggagatgacggaggaggagacgacgacgacagaggaggaggagacgacgacgacagaggaggaggagacgacgacgacagaggaggaggaggagccgaaagaggaggaggaggagccgaaagaggaggaggaggagacgacgacgacagaggaggaggaggagacgacagtgaaggagaaggagccgaaagagaaggaggaggagacgacagaggaggaggaggaggagacagagacgACGGAGAAGGGGGAGACGACAGATGAGGAGGAGACGATGGAGGTGGAGACGACAGAGGAGGCGAcgacggaggtggaggaggagatgatgacgtcggaggaggaggagcaggagatggtggag gaggaggaggaggagacgacggcggaggaggaggagacgacggaggaggaggagacgacaatGACGacggaggaagagggggagatgatgACTGAGAAGGAGGAGATGACGGAGGAAATGATGGAGGTGGAGGCGACGAAGGAGGAGGagacgatgatggaggaggaggggaggagggatggaggaggaggagacgacggaggaggggacgacggaggaggagacgacgacgatggaggaggagacgacgacggaggagacgacggaggagaggagaTGACACCgacggaggaggaagaggaccagatgacgacggaggaggaggaggaggagacgacagaggaggaggaggaggaggaggaggcgacggaggaggaggaggaagaggag gagacgacgacggaggaggaggaggaggagacgacgacggaggaggaggagacgacgacggaggaggaggagacgacgacggaggaggaggagacgacgacggaggagacgacgacggaggagacgacgacggaggagacgacgacggaggaggagacgacggaggaggagacgactgaggaggaggagacgacggaggaggagacgacggaggaggaggaggaggaggagacgacggaggaggaggagacgacggaggaggaggaggagacgacgacggaggaggaggagacg GAGGAGGACGAGACgatggaggaaggggagatgacgactgagaaggaggagatgatggaggaggaggagatgatgatggaggagggatggaggaggaggagacgacggaggagggatggaggaggaagaggagacgacggaggagggatGGAGGACGAAGAGGAGATGAcggaggagggatggaggaggaggaggagacgacggaggaggggaggaggaggagacgacgacgacggaggaggggaggaggaggagacgatgacgacggaggaggggaggaggaggagacgacgacgaggAGACGacggaagagaggaggaggagatgacgatgacggaggagcaggagaaggagatgacgacggaggaggaggaagaggaggagacatCAACAGAGTCGACGACGATGGAGGAATTGGAGGAGAAGATAGAGGATGAGACgatggcagaggaggaggagaagacgacggaggaggaggaagaggaggagacatCAACAGAGTCGACgacgatggaggaggaggaggagaagatagAGGATGAGAcgatggcagagggggaggagaagacgacggaggaggaggaagaggaggagacatCAACAGA aggaggaggaggcgacgacgacggaggaggaggaggcgacgaCGGAAGAGGAGGCGACGATGACGACAGAggcgaggaggatgaggagacgacgacaatggaggaggaggagacaacgaaaatgatggaggaggaggagatgacggAGGAGGACACGACAacggaggagacgacggaggaggaggagacgacaccgacggaggaggaggagacgacgacaacaacggaggaggaagaggaccagATGACGGAGGgcgagacgacgacggaggagggggagacgatgGAGGAGATgatgacggaggaggaggagacgatgaaggaggaggagacaaCGACGACggaagagatgatggaggaggaggagacgacgatggAGAAGAATGAGATgacggaggaggagacgacggaggaggagacgatgatggaggaggagatgATGATAGGAGGAGGACGAGACGTcgacggaggagggggagatgacGTAGGaaatgatggaggaggagaagatgatgatggaggaggaggagaagatgatgatggaggaggagac gagaaggagatgacgacggaggaggagacgatggcagaggaggaggacaagACGACAACGGAGGAGACAACAAATgaagaggagacggaggaggaggaaacaACAACAGAGGAGGAGACAACGATGACGACAGAGGAgacgagggaggaggaccagacgacggaggaggagacaACGATGACAacggaggagacggaggaggagaaagagacaatgacgaaggaggagaaggagacaacgacggaggaggaagagacaatgacggaggag acgacggaggaggagacggaggaggaggaggagacgacggaggaggcgacgacggaggaggaggaggagacgacgacaatggaggaggaggagacgacggaggaggagacgacggaggatacgacggaggaggaggaggaggaggagacgacgacggaggaggaggaggaggcgacggaggaggaggagacgacggaggaggag gaggagacgacgacggaggaggatgaggaggaggagtcgacgacggaggaggaggaggagtcgacgacggaggaggaggaggagtcgacgacggaggaggaggaggaggagacgacgacggaggaggaggaggaggagacgacgacggaggaggaggaggaggagacgacgacggaggaggaggaggaggagacgacggaggaggaggaggaggaggagacgacggaggaggaggaggaggagacgacgacggaggaggaggagacgacgacggaggaggaggaggtggaggaggcgacgacgacggaggaggaggcgaCGACGGTGGAGGAggcgacgacggaggaggaggcgaCGACGGTGGAGGAggcgacgacggaggaggaggcgacgacggaggaggaggcgacgatggaggaggaggaggtggaggaggcgacgacgacggaggaggaggaggtggaggaggcgacgacgacggaggaggaggcgaCGACGAcagaggagacgacgacggaggaggaggaggcgacgaCGACAGAGGaggcgacggaggaggaggaggaggcgacgacggaggaggaggagacggaggaggaggagacgacgacggagtag